In Natronococcus occultus SP4, the following proteins share a genomic window:
- a CDS encoding DUF7575 domain-containing protein, with protein sequence MSQSTSQKRPWLAALLAALITGLGHLYLRRLRRAVGWLAVSILVTVFLVDQAAFESLAGGSVNTDAILAVWPMYLVVAISVLDAYLIARQPATAHQPAVGDDEDAAPSCPHCGKEHDPELDFCHWCTNPIDDPDPDADSTADAER encoded by the coding sequence ATGTCCCAGTCGACGTCGCAGAAACGACCGTGGCTTGCAGCGCTTCTGGCAGCACTCATTACCGGGCTGGGCCACCTCTATCTCCGACGGTTGCGCCGTGCCGTCGGCTGGCTCGCCGTCTCGATCCTCGTCACGGTTTTCCTCGTCGATCAGGCGGCCTTCGAGTCCCTCGCCGGCGGGAGCGTCAACACCGACGCGATCCTCGCCGTCTGGCCGATGTACCTGGTCGTCGCGATCAGCGTCCTCGACGCGTACCTGATCGCCCGCCAGCCCGCCACCGCCCACCAGCCGGCCGTTGGCGACGACGAGGACGCCGCGCCGTCCTGTCCCCACTGCGGGAAGGAACACGATCCCGAGCTGGACTTCTGTCACTGGTGTACGAACCCGATCGACGACCCCGACCCCGACGCCGACTCGACGGCCGACGCCGAGCGATGA
- a CDS encoding polymer-forming cytoskeletal protein codes for MERPSTRRRYLTVLGSGLAIGLAGCADDDDEAEDDAAEDDADANDGAADDGDDEDGDVESDEGAETEYDDDEDVTLSGDEEEEDDISTSGDVTLEGDAEVEGDVESGGDVTMSEDAEVDGDVTAEGEITLSDDASIDGDATGAAVELSEDAEVDGEIEETD; via the coding sequence ATGGAACGACCATCGACCCGACGACGGTACCTGACAGTGCTCGGCAGCGGTCTGGCGATCGGTCTGGCCGGCTGTGCCGACGACGATGACGAAGCGGAAGACGACGCGGCCGAGGACGACGCCGACGCGAACGATGGAGCCGCTGACGACGGCGACGACGAGGACGGCGACGTTGAATCTGACGAGGGTGCCGAAACGGAGTACGACGACGACGAGGACGTCACCCTGTCGGGCGACGAGGAGGAAGAGGACGATATCTCGACCAGCGGGGACGTCACTCTCGAGGGCGACGCGGAGGTCGAAGGCGACGTCGAGTCGGGCGGTGACGTGACGATGAGCGAGGACGCCGAGGTCGACGGCGACGTGACCGCGGAAGGCGAGATCACGCTGAGCGACGACGCCAGCATCGACGGCGACGCGACCGGGGCGGCCGTCGAGCTCAGCGAGGACGCCGAGGTCGACGGCGAGATCGAGGAGACCGACTGA